GTAATTCAACCATCTCCAAAAACATTGATGCAGAAACTACCTGTGTATTTTGCAAATCAGAAATATCATCAAAATCGCGATCGCCAGTAATTAAATAGGCGGCATTAGCCGCGATCGCGCATTCCAAAAACTTAGCATCCTTAGGATCTCTAGGAAAATCAACAGAAATACTCACATCAATAGTCGTTGTAAATGCATCAATAATTTTTAGCCATCTTTGTTGCTGCTCTGTGGACAGCTTTAATTTTTTACGCATTAAAACTGCTTTATACTCAGCCAGAATTCCTTAAGACACAACCCACATAAAATTTGGATTAGATACCAAAGTTAAAATGACAGACTCAGGATAACGTCCTGTCAGTGAAGCTGAAATCAGAATATTAGTGTCAACAATAACTTTAATCATTCGCCCCTACGATAAGCAGCAATTTCTTCGGCAATTTCTTCTTCGGTTATTGGATTATCTGCATGAATAGCCTGAGTCTCTTTAAGTAACTGCTTGAGATCTTCAACTAAAATCTTTCTGTCTTGTATTATTTTAGGCTTTGACTGATTCTGATTAACTTGTTGCTGATAAAGTAGAAAGTTTACAAAATCAATTACAGAATTTAATTTGTCTGCTTCAAGATCATCTAACTTTTTGACAAGGCGATCGCGTAACGTACTATTGGCAGTCATAGCTCATGTTCCTTATAAACATATAACAACTATACAAAAAATTTCTTGATCGGTAAATGATGACGGAACACTCCCTTTACCTGAAACTTGTATAATTTGAACCTAAAGCTGGTTTTGTCTAATTATTCCCTGTAAAGCAATGCGTAAAACTATAGACTCCCTCGCCAAGCCCAATAAATATCCCATCATCTTCTTTGTCTTTACCCTAACCCTCAGCATTGCCGCCAACGGATTATCGACACTGCTTCTTGACACCCTCGGCACATGGTTAGAGACAAAATATGGCTTGAGCAAAATCTTTTGGCAAATTGTTGTAGTAAGCATCCTCTCGATCATTCTATTTCTATCAATTTCCAACATCAAACGCATCATCTCAAATATCTTTAGCGATCGCAGCCTTATCAGTGAAGCCCCCGAAGAACTAAACGCCACATTTAGAGGATTAATTATCTTTGCCAGTCTCACAGTAGACTCATCTGCAAAAATTGCCATTCAACATCACTGGAAAGAAAGTAAAGGCGATCTTCAGCATTGTTGGATTATTTGCGGAGGAGACAAAGCACTAGCAGCCACTAAGGAAATAATTAAGGATCTAATTATACCTGACAATATTTTTCACTTTGATCGCGATTACCCATTAAGCGATCCAGAAAACCCTAAAAAACAACTTTCCCTAGTCATCAACCCTGAAGATGCTAACGATCCTAATCAGATTCGTAAAATTGTCGAAGCCATATATCAAGATGCGAAGGAAAATTATGATCTGGATAACTCAGACATCATTGCCGACTATACAGGCGGTACAAAATCTATGACCGCAGGACTAGTCCTAGCCTGTGCAAGTCCAGATCGTCGATTACAATATGTACTGAGCGATTATATTGATAATAAACCAGTCAATCCCAAGGTAATGGAGATCAAACTCTCCTATAGCCTTAAACCAGTCAAGACTTACTAAGCATTCCATGCCAAGCCCCCAGAAACCAACGATCGCCCCATGGACAGACGACACCGAAATCGTCAGTATCACCCTGACCTTAAAAGCGATCGCCGACATTGAATTATCCCCTAACTACACCACTGCCTTACATGCGTGGTTTCTGCATCAAGTCCGTGCTAGCGATCCACAACTCTCAGCATATCTCCATGATGGACAATCCGAAAAAGCCTTTGCCATATCTCCCCTCAATGGCAAACTTGAACTCATAGCCAATACATTCCTCGCTAGAGCCGATAGCACCTATACATGGACAATCTCCGCCCTATCAAATGATCTATGTGAATGGTTGAGAACTTGGTACAACGACCATCCAGAAACGATTAATCTTTACAGTGGCAACTTTGCGATCGCGCAGATAGCCATTAATCAACCTGCCACCACCTACAATAATCTCTGGTCAGCTTCAGCAAATCCAGAATCCAGATTTACACTTGCTTTCCTAACGCCGACTTGCTTTCGTAGCAAAAATCATCATTTACCCTTACCGATTCCCGCCAACATCTTCCATAGCTACCTCCGCCGATGGAACGACTTTGCGCCTGAAGCTTTTCCTCAAGAGGAGTTTTTAGCATGGATTGAACAGGTAGTTTATATAACTAACTACGATCTTGTCTGTACTAAGGTTGCTGTTGCAAAACAGGGCTATGTGACTGGATTTACTGGTACAGTCGAATTTGCTGTCGATTTCAAAGCTTCTCATAATTCTGATTTTGAAAGGTTGCTCTCGGCATTAATTAAACTCGCTAATTATTGCGGAACGGGGCATAAAACAACGTTTGGGCTAGGACAAACGAGACTAATTGGGAAGAATGAAGTCGGAAACTGGAAGAATGAAAAAGAATCAATAGTAACAACTCCCATTCAAGAGCATTTAATTAAGAGAATCGCTGAGCTAACAGAGCTATTTCTACAAACCAAAAAAAGACAAGGAGGCGATCGCGCTCAGAACACCGCTACTATCTGGGCAACCATCTTAGCAAGGTATGAACTAGGCGAAAGTCTCAAAGCGATCGCGATCGATCTCGATATGCCCTATGAAACAGTGAGAAAATATGCCCAAGCTGCGCGTAAGGCGATCGCTCTAAGCAATTCACTGTAAACAACTAAAGTCAGCTCTGGTATTGACATAGCAAGCAGTCTCTAGCCTCGAATTACAATAATTTCTCGCCCTGCGGGACTGATGACATTTTCAGTAGTAGTGCGATCGCTTAGCGGCGGCAAGCCAGAACGGCGATCGAATATCACTAACCAACCCGTATCCAAACTCAACCCCGATAAATACTTATCCAACTGCTTTAATCCTTCCTTGATTGGATCTGGCTTCTTGTCTCGCCATACTTTCAACTCCATCGCCAAAGTTGTCTTACCATAGCGCAAACAAATATCCATTCTTCCCGAACCAATGGCATATTCTCTCTCCAAAGTGCCCCCACCATTAACAACACGGTGCAGAAAAGCCATCAATACAATATGAGGTGCAATCTCTGGATAGGGTGTACTGTCAAATAAAGGCTCTCCATGCTGCCGCCAGAATAATAAGAACGCTTCCAACAAGCGATCGGGCAAAAATTCACCTTGCTCACTAAGCCAGATTGGTTGAAGATACCCAATAGAAGCAGTAGTTACATAGGCAAGCACTCTAGGAAGCACTTCCTGATAAATAGGATTAGCGATCGCCAAACCATTTTCGTTAGTACAAAGCCCTAAATCTAAAACGTAGCGAATATCATCCTGTGGTACATCTGGCAGTTCCTGCCCAGCGAGAATAGGCTGAATCACTGCTCTGACTCTATCTTCCCGTAATCTTTCGGCAAGGCTATCCAGATGCGTATCCTGTCTCTTTATCAGTACTTCCTTAGCTTGATTTACTAGCTCAGCAGTAATAGGAATAGATGGATCTTTAGCAATATATTCAACAATTTCCTTAGCGATCGCATTAACTAACCAAGGCTGACCCTGCGTCAAATGAAAAGCTAAATCGACAGCTTCAGTCGTAAATATCTGTCCTGTCGCTTCTGTATGTTGCTGATAGAGATTCCTCACATCCTCAAGAGTGAAATTACTTAGAGTAAAAGAACGCACTTTAATATTAAAAGGGCTGGAGGTATTTAGCCGATCGCTTCCCCCTGATGCATATTTATAATCCCGCACATCACGCATCCCCACCAATGAAACTGACTGCGGAAATCCCTGCGGACGACGGGGAAATCCAGATCGGATTTGTCGTAGTACAGAAACCAAGGTCTCATCACTCAAAGCATCAATTTCATCAAGAAATACTGCTAAAGGGCGCGATGATTCTTGTGACCATGCTGCCAAAAAAGCACCGATTTGACGACCTGATTCTCCTAAAATTCCATTACTTGGCTGTAACTCTGGTGGCAAATAAAATCTAATCGCATCTTGCCACTCATCTAATATGGCTCTCTCTGCTAACTCAGGATCGTGAGAAAATACTGCTCCCACTTCCAAGGACAACATCACTGACGTATACTGCCCGCTAGCTGTTAACTCCTTTGCCAGCGAAATCATTGCTGTAGTTTTACCCACTTGTCTTGGCGCATGGAGGACAAAATAATTCCGCTGCGAGATTAGATTGACTAACTCAGGCAAGCGCCCTGTGGACGGCAGCATGTAATGAATATCAACTTGACAAGGACCAGCAGTATTAAACCATTTTGGCATGACGACAACTAACTAACGGGCAGATACCTCAACAATATAACGCAACGCGCCAAGCAAACCCCTCAAACCTCGAAAAAGTGTTAACTACAATAAGTATAAATACTTATTCGTATAAATTTAATGGCAAATAATTGATGATTATTTGCTCTAAGATAAATCTGAGACAAGTTAGGGCTTAGATCTTGATTTTACGATTTGTGATTGTGACCATAAGTTTGCCGCAGCAGCAAATTTATGGTGCCAACTTCTAGGATAAGGGACTCTAATACATAGCCAGTATACATTTCGGGGAAATGGGTCATGTTCTCAAAATCCCGTCTCCTAAAGTTATTTAGCCTAGCTCTAGCAAAAACAATCACTGCCGTTCTTTGCGTTAATCACTTTAGTAATGTCGCCAACAACTTACAACTTACCAGCTAAGTCCGAGATCGTTATTCAAATTACTAATACGCCTTTTTCACATTTCTGCTCTTTCCGTACCCCCTTCTCT
This Pseudanabaena galeata CCNP1313 DNA region includes the following protein-coding sequences:
- the cas6 gene encoding CRISPR-associated endoribonuclease Cas6, with the translated sequence MPSPQKPTIAPWTDDTEIVSITLTLKAIADIELSPNYTTALHAWFLHQVRASDPQLSAYLHDGQSEKAFAISPLNGKLELIANTFLARADSTYTWTISALSNDLCEWLRTWYNDHPETINLYSGNFAIAQIAINQPATTYNNLWSASANPESRFTLAFLTPTCFRSKNHHLPLPIPANIFHSYLRRWNDFAPEAFPQEEFLAWIEQVVYITNYDLVCTKVAVAKQGYVTGFTGTVEFAVDFKASHNSDFERLLSALIKLANYCGTGHKTTFGLGQTRLIGKNEVGNWKNEKESIVTTPIQEHLIKRIAELTELFLQTKKRQGGDRAQNTATIWATILARYELGESLKAIAIDLDMPYETVRKYAQAARKAIALSNSL
- a CDS encoding putative toxin-antitoxin system toxin component, PIN family, whose product is MLAEYKAVLMRKKLKLSTEQQQRWLKIIDAFTTTIDVSISVDFPRDPKDAKFLECAIAANAAYLITGDRDFDDISDLQNTQVVSASMFLEMVELQAED
- a CDS encoding AAA family ATPase encodes the protein MPKWFNTAGPCQVDIHYMLPSTGRLPELVNLISQRNYFVLHAPRQVGKTTAMISLAKELTASGQYTSVMLSLEVGAVFSHDPELAERAILDEWQDAIRFYLPPELQPSNGILGESGRQIGAFLAAWSQESSRPLAVFLDEIDALSDETLVSVLRQIRSGFPRRPQGFPQSVSLVGMRDVRDYKYASGGSDRLNTSSPFNIKVRSFTLSNFTLEDVRNLYQQHTEATGQIFTTEAVDLAFHLTQGQPWLVNAIAKEIVEYIAKDPSIPITAELVNQAKEVLIKRQDTHLDSLAERLREDRVRAVIQPILAGQELPDVPQDDIRYVLDLGLCTNENGLAIANPIYQEVLPRVLAYVTTASIGYLQPIWLSEQGEFLPDRLLEAFLLFWRQHGEPLFDSTPYPEIAPHIVLMAFLHRVVNGGGTLEREYAIGSGRMDICLRYGKTTLAMELKVWRDKKPDPIKEGLKQLDKYLSGLSLDTGWLVIFDRRSGLPPLSDRTTTENVISPAGREIIVIRG